From the genome of Arthrobacter sp. ERGS1:01:
GGTCACGAGGTTCAGCGCATGTTGGGCGCCAATGGTGACCATGATCTGGTCGGCGGAGGTGGGCAGGCCGCGGTCGTTGTAGCTTTGCGCGATCGCCTCGCGGAGATCGGGCAGGCCCACCATGTCGAAGCCGTCGTGGCCCAGGTGGCAGGGCATTTCCTCCGCTGCGGCGGCAAAGGCGGCGGCCATGCCGGGGTACGCCGGGGCGGTGGCCTTGGTGAAGTCCAGCGCCAGCCCCTGGTGGGTGGCGTGTTCGCCGCGTTCGCGTCCGGGCAGGACAAGGGTGCTGCCGGAGCCGCGCACGCTGGCGAGGTAGCCGTCCTCGCGCAGCTTGGAATAGGCGGCGGCCACGGTGGTCCGGCTTAGGTCCAGGGCGGTGCTCAGCTCCCGCTCCGCCGGCAGCCTCGCTCCGCTGGCCAGCCGCCCGTCCATCAGCAGGACCCGGATCCTGTCCGCCAGGGAGCGGTAGGCCGGTGCGGAGGACCGCCATTCGCCCAGTTCGCGGGCCAACCGGCGTCCGGTGACAAAAGTGTTCATAGAGCCACCTTAGGCGAATTGGCTCTAGTGCATAAGGCCAGTTTGCCTAGAATTAAGGCATGCACCGTTTTATGACGACCCACAACCTTCCCGTCCGCCTGCTGCGCCTCGTCGCCGGTCTCTTCCTTTACGGCATCGCCATTTCGCTGATGATCCGAGGAAACCTGGGCGCCTCGCCATGGGACGTCTTTGCCCAGGGCACCTCGCGCACCACCGGGATTTCCTTTGGCGTGTGCACCATCATCATCAGCGGCGTGGTGCTGTTATTGTGGATCCCGCTCAAGCAGATGCCCGGCTTCGGCACCATCGCCAATGCCGTGCTGGTGGGCTTGTTCGCCGACTTTGGCCTCGACCTCATTCCCCAGGCCGGAAACCTTGCGCTGCAGTGCGCGTTGTTCGTCGCGGGCCTGTGCATGCTGGCGTTTGCCACGGCCCTCTACATTGGGGCCGGGCTGGGGCCGGGACCCCGTGACGGCCTCATGACGGGACTCGTGCGGGTGACGAAACGTCCCGTGTGGATGGTCCGGAGCTGCATCGAACTAACCGTGGTTGTGATCGGATTCCTCATGGGCGGCGTGGTGGGTGCCGGAACCGCGGCCTTTGCACTGGGCGTGGGGCCGCTGACCCAGCTCACGCTCAAGTGGCTGCAGGTGGACCTGCACGCCAAAAGCCCGAAGGCGAGTGCGGTGGATGTGACCGTCGCCGCTCCCTTGCGGACTGCCGGCACGGATTAGCTTTCGGGTACCGGGCGGAAGACGGAGATCCGGAAGGCGGCCGTCGCCGCCGAACGCTCCGGCAGTCCGTCGACCGAACGGGACAGGGCAGCCGCATCCAGGTGGTGGCCGGCGGGACCCATCAGCGCCACGTTGCGCACATCCTGCGGTGCCAGCGAGAGGGCAATGCTTTCGTCGAGGGATTCCACCAGCTCAAAGTGGCCTGCCAGTGCACCGGCCAACGCGGCATCCTTTTCCGGCTGGATGCCCAGCATGCCGGCCGGGCGGGCAATCTCGGCCAGGTGCTCCGGGCGCGGGGTGACCACCACCAGCCGGCCCGATTGCTTGAGGAC
Proteins encoded in this window:
- the yczE gene encoding membrane protein YczE, giving the protein MHRFMTTHNLPVRLLRLVAGLFLYGIAISLMIRGNLGASPWDVFAQGTSRTTGISFGVCTIIISGVVLLLWIPLKQMPGFGTIANAVLVGLFADFGLDLIPQAGNLALQCALFVAGLCMLAFATALYIGAGLGPGPRDGLMTGLVRVTKRPVWMVRSCIELTVVVIGFLMGGVVGAGTAAFALGVGPLTQLTLKWLQVDLHAKSPKASAVDVTVAAPLRTAGTD